The following proteins are co-located in the Halocatena salina genome:
- a CDS encoding PPC domain-containing DNA-binding protein — MESFESDDGHVIVRLDRGDKALESIERACTEHDIDTGAVVTGIGTFSTLHIHYVDRTELPDDQADRNVDLELQGAWEVTDINGIIADGEPHLHVTAFDGERTVGGHLEAGCEINVLGEVTIRKLPGLSLERQPDERDVSRLTRR; from the coding sequence ATGGAATCGTTCGAATCCGACGACGGACACGTGATCGTCCGTCTCGACCGCGGTGACAAGGCGCTCGAATCGATCGAGCGCGCCTGCACGGAACACGACATCGACACCGGTGCCGTCGTCACCGGTATCGGAACGTTCAGCACGTTACACATCCATTACGTCGACCGAACGGAACTGCCTGACGATCAGGCGGACCGCAACGTCGATCTCGAACTACAGGGTGCGTGGGAAGTCACTGACATCAACGGCATCATCGCGGACGGCGAGCCACACCTCCACGTAACTGCCTTCGACGGCGAACGAACCGTCGGTGGACACCTCGAAGCGGGCTGTGAGATCAACGTACTCGGCGAGGTGACGATCCGGAAGTTACCCGGACTGTCGCTCGAACGGCAGCCCGATGAGCGCGATGTGTCGCGGCTCACACGACGATAA